The DNA segment GCGATGGCCGCCGCCGACGCCGCCGGGCTCGATCTGACTCGCCCCGAGATCTCGACGATCGCCCGTCGCGGGTCGGCGTCGGCGGCCCGAGCGGTCACCGGCGGCTTCTCCGTTCTCTATTCAGGCAAAAACGACGAGGACTGCTACGCCGAGCGGATCGAGACCGACTTGGACGAGCAGCTACACGTCGTCGCGGCGCTCGTCCCGACCTACAAGGAGACGGAAGCCGCTCACGCCGAAGCGACCGAGAGCCACATGTTCGACGCCCGGCTGGCCCAGATCCACGAACAGATGGACGAGATGCGCGACGCGCTCCGGGCTGGCGACTTCGGACGAGCCTTCGAGTTGGCCGAGCGTGACACCCTCTCGCTGGCGGCGACGACGATGACCGGCCCGTCGGCGTGGGTCTACTGGCAACCGCAGACGATCGAGATTTTCAACGCCGTCCGACAACTCCGGTCCGAGGGCGTCGAAGTGTACTTCTCCGGTGATACGGGCGCGAGCATCTACGTCAACACGACCGAACAACACGTCGAGAGAGTCCAGGAGACGATCTCGGAACTCGGCATCGAGACGCGCCACTGGACGGTCGGCGGCCCCGCTGAAGTACTCGCCGACGAGCAAGCGCTGTTCTGAGCGGTCGCTTGGGAGGAGTGCCCACGATATGAACCCGCATACAGAAGTATCGCCAGCGGACCGGCAGGGACGGCAACCACAGTTCTCCCGTCCGGCGGTCTACCCGTATGACAGTGAGAAACAATGACCCCCTCGACCGGAATCCTTTAATAGCAGAAAACTGTAGAAGGAGGTACCAGAACGCTCCTGGCGTTCGGCAGCATCGTGCGACGCCCAACATGACAGGGAATCTCGTTATCAGGCGCCAGCCGACTTCTAGCGGTGTCTCTGTCACAAACGGGAGCTGTATGGCATCGGAGGGTTTCAAACCATGGCAGACTCGATAGACGAATCCAAGAACG comes from the Halapricum desulfuricans genome and includes:
- the mvaD gene encoding phosphomevalonate decarboxylase MvaD — encoded protein: MHATAKAHPIQGLVKYHGMRDSELRYPYHDSISVCTAPSHTKTTVSFEAEAETYVVDGETVTGRGAERIQSVLDRVRELADIDRPARVESENSFPTNVGFGSSSSGFAALAMAAADAAGLDLTRPEISTIARRGSASAARAVTGGFSVLYSGKNDEDCYAERIETDLDEQLHVVAALVPTYKETEAAHAEATESHMFDARLAQIHEQMDEMRDALRAGDFGRAFELAERDTLSLAATTMTGPSAWVYWQPQTIEIFNAVRQLRSEGVEVYFSGDTGASIYVNTTEQHVERVQETISELGIETRHWTVGGPAEVLADEQALF